GAGAGATTTAATTATCCTTGGTTTATGGACCTGTTAGAGGAATGAAATAACAGCTGGCAGGTAAGGGCTGGGCTTCAGCTCACAGCACTTTTCTCCCAGGTTGTCTGCAGAACTGGTCAAGTCCTGCCACCCAGGATAGAGTGGGGAACAATGTTAAGTCACTTGGAGCAAAGCTAGACAGGGTGATCCTGCTGGGTGTCCCTGCTTCCTGCTGGGAGTATGTGTACTGAAATAGCAGAGGGGCTGACCCTGGGCAATTGGGGCTGGTGTAAGAACAGCTCTCCTTGGTCCCTGGGGCTTGGTGTGGGCCAGTCTTTGAGCTAGTGAACATCAGAGAGTTCAGGAGCCCTGTACTCACTGGGCTGTCTCTCTCTAGGTATCATTTTCCTGAGGCTGTGGGCACTGATCTCTCACTGACGCCCGTGTACCTGCGCAGTGTGTGGAGTTTGTaaaggagagctgcagagcgCTGGGATttgctgggctcagctgtgtgTTGGACACAAGCTGTAACGCTGTCACTACAGCCACTCCTCCTGTGTGCATCCACTCCACTGTCACGTGAGGCTGGCCgcagggcacagctcaggaggtggtggtggcaggCGGCACGGCGCTGGTTTTCGGCAGATAAGCCTGGCTTCTGGATGCTTTTAGGGTTTTCACCTCTTTATTGAGGAGATGGGGCATAGCATTTTACCACCATCCTTTGGTTCCCTGCTTGGACCAGTCTGGAGAAATATAGTTTGTCACCTGCTGTGTGTGGGTCATTGGTTAGCCAAGGGGTTTGTGTAGGGTGCCAGTCTGACGTGTCCAGAGGCTGCTAAAACATCCAAGGAAGTTGCTGGTGCTGGGGAGCTCTCCCAGAGCCCTCCGACATTGATGCAGGAACTTGGGAGAGCCAAGCCCTGAGCCCTGCGGTCATGGAGCTGCATGAGGATGTTGCGTGGCTCCCTGAGACAGGTCAGTTCCAGAGGGGAGCAGCATGGATCTGTGCTGTCAGCTCATAAGGGTGTTGGGAGAAGCCAGCCTGCTGACtctctgggcagcagagctgcagcatggTGCCTATCCTTTCCTCCACCCTTGCACCTGTAAGTCCCCAGCATTTCAGGGCAGGAGCTGTTTCCTGGAGGGCACAAGCAGACCATGGGGCCCACGTCCAGTGTGGCATGTATGGGTTTTCTGGTGTGGGGTGGTTTGGGAGGGCTCCATACTTCGCTGTGTGCATTGGCAGAGGGTGAGGTTGAGCAGTGTCCCCAGCAAGCAGCACTCATTGCATGTCTTGGGAATATTATTTTCCAGTGGCAGGCTGGGCCCTGGAGACCTGCTCTcactggctgcagagctgtagTTCTGGGTCTTCTTTGGTTACCCTGGAAAGCAGGATGAAGGTTTTTAGCTCAACcatgcagagcagagagctggccTGCAGTACTGTGTGTTAGGAGCTGTTTCTCTCAGGTGAGCCTGTGCCTTGGTTGATCCAGGCCTCTGGTATCTCTTGCTGTTGCCCCGGGAAGGGAGGCCCATGTTCTGGCCCTTCCTCCCCCAAGCCTGGCAATGCTGAGGCACGGTCCCCTCCGGCAGGttgccttttccctgctgtgctggtggggcACCGTAGCTGCATTTGCATTTTGAGCCAAGTGTCTTAGTTGGTTTTATCCCCATGCCTGTGCTTTGGGAAAGTGGTGAACAATAAAAATCTGCTGTTGAGAGCTGTAGCAGAGGTCAGGCAGCTCCTatgccccaggctgctctctTGTCACCGCACAGTTGCGCTTTGTGTGCAGGGGCTGTCAGCTTGAAAGTCATGTTTTTGCTCTTAAAACCAACCTCAGGCACTGGTGTGGGGTTCTCTGAGTGATGTACGAGGACATATTGCAGCAAACCTCCTTTGCACTTACGGTAGTGGTCACTCCCTGTTTTGGTGCATCTTGTAAGCAGCCTCTTGGCAAATTTTTAATCAAGGACAAAGGAGGGTAAATGGTTGCTGAAAATCATGAGTTTCTCTGagcttctttctgaaaatgatCGTTGCAGGTTGTTGGTGTCCCTGCAGGCttcttaaaatgcaaaacaaaccaCCCAGCCCAACTTCCTGACTGTCACTAGCGCTTTCAAGAGACGCTTCGTTTTGCTGAGTGGCAATGAAACTGCTCTTCACCATCCACCAGCTCCTGACTCTGCTTGTATCCCTTTGtaggagctgctctgcccaaGAGCATTGGGGAAGGTGTCTGGAGCCTggcccctcctgccctgggccgCACACTTGGCAGATGCCATTAACACTGTCCACAGCATGTAGAGAGCGGGCTGGTCTCAGAGAGATGCTTGTGGAGAGGTGACAGATGAGCTGCGGATTCCAGGGATGCTGTATGGGAATGGGAAAGAGGGGTGATCCCTCCTTCCTGAGCTGGCTCTGTCCCAGGAGAGATCGAGTCTGTTTTAGGAGAGGGCTGTCTGAAATGAGAACTGAAAAGTGAAGGGCAGAGGAGTATGGAGTACTGAAGAGCAGTGTCTCATAgtaggaaggaaaggaaggactAGGTTGGGGATGGACATGGTGGCATTTACTCTTTTCCTTCCACCCATGTTCCGCTGAGCTGTGGAAGTGGCTGCTGCAACATGCCTGGGCAGACAGAGGTTGTGTGTATTTCAGGAGAAGAGGCCACCCAGGAGAGAGGAGGACACAACCCATTCCTTGATGCTGCTGAGCTACAGAGGTGGCCAAGCTGGACCCAGTTGTTGCACCTGCAGCCTTCTGGTCATGCTATTCAGGTTGTTCTGGTGTTTCTAGGGTAAACGAAGGACGGTGGAGATCTCTGGAGATTATTTACCCTGTCCTAAGGAAAAGAAGGCTTGTTGGAAGCTTAGTGTTTGTGAGTGTTCACTCTGCTTTGAACTTGCTGGATTGTATCAGTTGGGGTAGGTGTCAGGTGTGGATGCTACTTCTGAGGTCTTGGATTGCTACAGGGTCTGGCTCTTGGGGAGGAAGGCGCTGCTAGTTCTCCCTCTGCAGTGCAGCTCAGCCATGCTATTAGACATCAGAGAATCCACGTGGGAGAGATCGACAGGAAACTGGGCGTTATCAGTTCCGCTGCCTGTGCAGCTACTCCTCATGTCAGCATCCTCCACGTGTGTGTGGCTGGAGGCGTTTGATGGGAGTGCTGTCAGCCTGGGGGTGGGAGTGGGTGGTGTGTGATCACGGCAGAGGCGTCCCTGCCTCCACTGCCAGTGAACTCGGCTCCACTGGGTGTGTGGAACAGGGAGGGAGCTCCTTGCTCCTCCATCTCCACGGTGGAGAAGCACTTCACCCTGTGATGTTGGGGTATCCCATGTCACCCCAAGGTGTAGGGacactcctgctgctcctccctccctgcagtcTGAGAGCTTCTGTGTTCTTGGTGCTGGTTTCTCCATGCTTTTTTTGTAGGCcctggggagaaaagagaaggatcTGGGGcctctttctctccctggaCTAGTGTGAGAGGTGCAGGAGAACGAGGAGGTGAAGCATTGGCATGCTGAGTATCGGGGAGAACACAGGCAAGCCTCCAGTAGGAGATGTGCTCTCACCACTGGATCACCCTGACTAATCCTGTGTCAGACCTGACCTATATATGGCACAAGGGAGGTGGCATGTCTGTGGCAACAGATGGTCTCTTAAAGAGCCTGGGCTCAGGGAGACTTTGTCCTGCTGGCCCCTGGCTATTCTGAAGGAAAGGATGGGCCACCTGTCGGCTGTAGAGCAGCCAGGTTCAGCCTGAGCAGCGCCTGCAGGTAGAGAGCTTTCTAAGGCTTATGGGCTGTCCCACTCACCAGGGGTGTTACAGGGCTCTCTGGCTGGATTGGGATCCCTTGTTCTGGCCCAGAAGTGCTGACCAGCCTTGCTGTAGCATCGTTTGAGCCCCTCACATGGCTTTTCAGGCAGAGCCCTGTACCTGGGGCAGTGTGACGTTGGTGTTTGTGTGCATGGCTGTGTCCCTGAGACAGTGTGGGCAGAGCTGTTTCCACATGCTCTGATCCTGCGGCTGGATGTGTGGTGCCCCATCTTCACTGGGCACAGCCATGTGCagtgtggctgtgccaggggaatgatccagcctggctgagcagggagtgTGAGCAGCGTGTGAGCTGTGTTCCATCGATGGCTTCTCCTGATGCTGTCCCGAGAACATCGATAGCTGCTGCCCACGGGGGAGCTGGTGATGCTGGAGTGGGTCTGGAGGGAGTGGCTGCACAGATATCCACCATCTGTGGCCTCTGCCTGCTGCCGGTGCTCTGCCCAGGATCAGACCGTGTCCTGGCAGCCTTGTCAGTGTGGCCTCTGCCCACAAACAATGGCAAAGTCAAAGGACAGagtgctgttttccttctcttccctgtaGTCCTCAGCTCCTGAAGCAAAGAGGCTGTAGTGGAATAGACCTGGAGGGTAGTTGTTCAGGTTTGGGCTGATTCAGTCCTTTGGCTCTTCCTGCTGGAGTTCTTGCCTGAGTGTGTGGCTCTGACACCATCATAggtctgtcctgctgtgctgccttcctGTCCCATGTGTCCCCCACCATGGGGACAAAAGCAGTTGGCTGTGGAGCTACTGCCAGTCATGGCAGAGGGATCTTGCCCCAGAACGCTCTATGTCCTGGAGGATCCTTGAGCCTGGTGTAGTTTCTCCTGCACGCCTGGATTTGGGGTGAAGAGGTGAGAGCCTTGAGAGGGGCCTGAAGGGacctgggcacagggctggaatCAGGCAAAGCTGAATCCACTGCTCATCGCAACAATGAGCTACTGAATTGTTAAATCGTCGATCTGAGGTTTTCTTTGAAAGGGGTGATGCTACAAATTAATTAGCTCCCTTTTGGTTGTTAGCACTTTAAAGCCCAGCTGTCAGGGGAGGGCTGGTTTATAGGCATTACATCAGGGCTGCCGGCTGGCTCGCTCACCTACCTGGGAATTTCTAAGTGTGCGTTGTAACCGGGTGAAATTTGGCTCGGGTGCAGCATCTGGTGCTCAGTGAAGCTGCTGCGATGCGCTGTCCTGAGCACGGGGATTTGACTGGTGCCTGAGCGGTGCTGCTGGGGCACCCGGGGAGCCGGTGGCTCGGCCTCTCGGTGTGCAGCTCCCGGGAGCCGGTGGCTCNGGGAGCCGGTGGCTCGGCCTCTCGGTGTGCAGCTCCCGGGAGCCGGTGGCTCTGGTTCACGGTGTCCAGCTCAGCGTTAGCCACCAGCCGGGTGAGCTGCAGGTGTGCAGGAGATAGTCCGAGTAGTTCCTGCTTCTTGCTTAATTAATGTGAGAGAATAGGAGACTTTTCTGGAGCAAAAGGGGCTTTTCTGGTGCATAAAAGTTTGAACTGGCTACAGATGCCCTGGGAGAGCTGTCGGTGCGGGCGAAAGGCTGCTTGTGCTGAGCGGGAGGGGAGTAGCTCCTCCATGCCCCCGTCCCAGCGCGGAAGGTGACGGGGAGCCGAGCCCCTGCTTACCCACCCCCAGGTTTTTCTGCCCACCGGCACAGAAGAACGGCGGCTCCCGGGCACACGGGGCTGCCGTCCCCGCCGTCCACCGGGCCCGCGGAGCTGCCAGCCCGGTGAGCAGGGGCCTGGGAGTGATGCGGGGGCACAGCCGCACGTACGGTGCCACCAGCCTTAAGGCCTGTCCCAGCGGGGCAAGGTGGCCGGTAGCGGCAGCAGGCCGCTGGAGAAGGGCGGTGGGTGCCCGGTGCCGCCCGTTCTGGGCTCAGCTCGGTGGTCCCGGGCGGAGGTCGCTGCCCCGCGTGGCGGCCCCGCGCTCCAAGATGGCTGCGGACCGTGACACGCCTGGTCACGTGGGACGCGCGCGCGCNNNNNNNNNNNNNNNNNNNNNNNNNNNNNNNNNNNNNNNNNNNNNNNNNNNNNNNNNNNNNNNNNNNNNNNNNNNNNNNNNNNNNNNNNNNNNNNNNNNNNNNNNNNNNNNNNNNNNNNNNNNNNNNNNNNNNNNNNNNNNNNNNNNNNNNNNNNNNNNNNNNNNNNNNNNNNNNNNNNNNNNNNNNNNNNNNNNNNNNNNNNNNNNNNNNNNNNNNNNNNNNNNNNNNNNNNNNNNNNNNNNNNNNNNNNNNNNNNNNNNNNNNNNNNNNNNNNNNNNNNNNNNNNNNNNNNNNNNNNNNNNNNNNNNNNNNNNNNNNNNNNNNNNNNNNNNNNNNNNNNNNNNNNNNNNNNNNNNNNNNNNNNNNNNNNNNNNNNNNNNNNNNNNNNNNNNNNNNNNNNNNNNNNNNNNNNNNNNNNNNNNNNNNNNNccgggcggcggcggcggggtCCGGCGGCCGCCTTTGttattgcttttgtttggcGCCGAGCACATGGCCCCGGAGCGGCCGCTCTTAAAGCCACAGCTCCGCACCGGCAGGGCTCCGCGGCGGGGGGCGCGGGCTGGGGTGCGCTCCCGGCTGCCGGTGACCGCCGTGCTTCCCCGGGGTGCTGCACGGTGGGGCGCTCCGTCGGTGCGCTCCGGGATGTGCTGCTCGCCCCGCCGTGCGCCGCCGTCCCGGACACCCAGGGTCGGGCTCGGGCCGGGTCTGGGGGTGGGGTTGGGGGTCGGGGTCGGCCTTCCGGAGGGGCTGCCGGTGCGGCGGAGCCAGCGGTGACCCTGCTCCCGGGGGAGCTGGCGGCCCGCGCGTGGGAACGGCGGAGAAGGGGCTAAGGGAGAGCTCGGCGTGCCGGGACGGAGCCGGCGGCGGGTGGCAGCGGGGTGGCAGGACCCCCGGGGCGGGCGGCTCCCCCGGCAGCCCcggagcccagctctgcccgAGCAGATGGCACCGGGCGTGAGCGCTGGCACGCTGCTAACTTTGTTCTCGGCGGGGCTCGGGAGCCGCCTCCCCCCGCCCCTCCAAGGGGCTGCGGGTCTGCGATCCCCTTCACTTCGCAGCTGCGGTGGCTAACGCGGGGTCACGGTCACCCTGCTCGGCGTGGCCGCTGGCTTACAGCCACGGGTGCGGAGCTAGCCGGGTGTGCCCGCTTGGGACGGGAGGGTGGGTACCTTATGGGTACCGGTTGTGGCAGGACGAGGGCCGGGCCAGCTCTGTCCCGCAAGTCGGGGATGCCTCAGTCCTGCCTCAGGATGCCGTGCTGGGGTTCAGGGAACGCAGGCAGCCCCCCGTTCTGGAGGTCGCAGGAACAGGCAAGCCCCTCTGTGGCTTCAGTGTTCCTCTGCGGATGTGTTGCCCATCCTCAAGCCCACTGCTGTGGTGCCTGGTCTGGAAGGTGCCCGCTGGATCACACAGGGCTTTGGCACCACGTGTGCTCCGAGAGTGAGGGTTTGGAACTGAAAGCAGTAACACCTTAGGCTTCTTCAAAGTGGGGCTAAACCTGGGTTGTTGCTGCATTGTGGCCCTCAGCCCACTCAGGGGCAAATTGGAGCCGGGCAGAGTTTCAAGGTGGGCAGAATGTGGAGGCACTGTGGAAGGAGCCTCCTGTTCAGGCACACCTCCTTTCCTGGTGACAATCACAGACAAGTTCTGGGGGTGCTCAGtctgtggcttttgcttttcttcttccttttttctactaaaacaaagagaaatttgcTTTCGGCTTTGTTTTAGTTTAGGCTTCCACAGTAGTGTGGAGATGAAGGTGAGGTTAAGAAAAGACTTGTGTGTGGCACAGGACTTGCCCCACTGGTTGTTGATACTCATCACCCAAAAGTGACATTGCAGCTTCTCGCTGCTGGGCTGAGATCCCCCTGGTGAGCAGCATTCCCCAGGCTCCAGGTCCCCGGAGTGTCTTTCCTGTCCCTGGTGTGTCTTTTCCATGGGCACTGAAGAGGAGGTGGGGCTGAAGAAGCTGCTTTGAGGGGGAACCTCACCAGCCTCCACTGGATTTAGGAGTGTGTGGGCTGCGGTGCCAAGGCCACGGCTGCTTCTATGTGCTGGCCTGGCACTGTGGAGGCTGAAGAAAGCTGGGCAATGGAAGGGTACCCAGGGAGGATCTCAAATACACATGGAGCCAAGGAAGGCCTTTTTGGGATCTAGGaaagcagagcctgggaaagcTCAGCCCCAAATGCAGATGCGTCCCCTGTGCAATGCATCATTGGGGCTGAGAGGTCGATCTGTGTCCTGGGTGGGAGCTCTGGTGCAGGAACACCAGTCAGGCTGGGTGCAGGAGGGGAGATTGGGCAAGGCCAGGGCAGTGTTACCACCGTCCCACTGCCTTGGGAAGCATCTGGGTGAGCAGAGCTTCCTGCCTGGCTTCAGCACAACCCATGCTTGTCCCCTGCTCCATGGAGACTGTGGCTGCGCCCTGTTTGCAGCAGGGAGTTGAAgtgcacagccctgagctgaaGGGCCGtgagccctgctgccaccaccagcCCCTGCACCCGTGAATGGGGCAGCAGTGTCACACCAGAGTAGGATGTGCAGGAGTTCAGCAACAAAGAGCACCCCTCAGAGCAGTATCAAGGACCTGATGGAAAGTCCCTGTGCCATGCTCAGGCTCCCTGTTGGCTTTGAGCAGGCTAGGatgctgccacagccacagggcTCTTcatcacttttttcctctgtgtcaaAAATGAgtccttctctctctctctctctctctctgtgtctgtgttgtGCATGGGGGGTGACTCTGGCCATGAAGGGGAGGAGCAGTAACAAGAGGAAGGGGGACAGGCTCTTCCTAGCACCTTTCAGTGCCATATCCCCAGGAGATAGGGTATGTGCAGCTCTGGATGGAGGAGCAGCAAGAGCTCCAGCTATCGGCATCACCATCCTTgtgaggatggagcagcagcctgagcagtgGCGGCACAGTGCCATGACCTGCTGTCCCTCTTGCAGAATTCAAGGTGCTGGTGTCTtgccctgcctggagcctgAGGTCCCGTGTGCCCATCCGCCTCCCGACGTCACCAATGCGACCATGGGAACTGGCAGTGAATAGGCGGCCGCCCTCTGCCCCTTTTGCCCAGCGCCGTTTCTCGGGGGgaccctgcagcagccccgACCACCTCCGGCGAAGGTACGGGGTGCAGGGTGGTGTGGAGCCCTGTTCCCTGTGACACATGGGGGACACTGGTCCTGCTGGGGCAAGGCACTGCCTCCCAGTAGGGTTTGGGGGGCATTGACAGGGAAGCACATCCACCTGGCCCAGCTGAGGggtccctggggagcaggggtCCTTTATATGCTGCGGACACGGAGAGGGCACTTGCAGGGTGAGCAGAGAAACTGGTTCTGGAGCCGTCCAGCCTGACGTGGCCTGGCACAATGCCCTGAGCATCTCACCCTGGGCACTGGGCTGGCACTGATCCTCCTGTAGCCATCCTGCTTGGGGCTGTGGTGCCCCTCTGGCCTGGGGGGTCActcctgctctgtttctctcctgcggtggccccacagcccctctgccaggCGTCAGTGGGGACGACGCGACCGACCTCTGGCAACCCTGCTGGGCCAGGATGAGCCCCAGGTGCACCCTGCCTTCCCCCAGCAGCCGCACATCCCTGTAGATGAGCCCCGTGCCTACGCTCTTCCCAGCACGCCGCCACGAATGCTTCACCCAGCCGCTCACCCGCCCCACCAGAACCCATTCATGGTGGATCTGCATGACCAGGTAAGTGCTGCAGCCCCCAACCCCGCTCCCAAGTGTGATCCTGTGGGTGTTCTTTGGGCTGGTGTCTGGAGTGGTGATGTGTCCTTAGGTCCCCTCTGTCCACTTGCTACTGGGATcacccagccctgagcctgcTGATGCTCTGGTTCTCTGAGATTTAAATCTTCGGGCCCCTCTGCCTACTGGGTATGTCCGGGGTGGTCCCTGCTCCCAAGGGCTGGGGACAGTCCTCTTGAAGGGCTGTTCATGTGACTACCGTCATCATAATCCATGGTAATGGGGTGATGTGTTGGAGGCTGTGTCAGCCTGTCTGTGGAGGAAAGAAGGGTCCAAAACTCCCTCAAATTGAGCCCTCACTCAGCCTGTTCCTCTGGCCACACCAGTGGGATGGGCATGCCAGGTATTTTGTCCTAGTGCTGAGTGCCCAGTGTCCTGCTATAACCCTGtcaggacagggacagctcagaCAGGGCTGTCTGACTGTGCCCTCGGCACCTTGTCCTTAGGTGCACCAGGGACCTGTCCCTCTCTCCTACACGGTTACCACCGTAACGACGCAAGGCTTCCCCATCCACGCTGGCCAGCACATCCCTGggtgcagcacccagcagctcccagcatgCTCAGTGATGTTCAGTGGACAGCACTACCCgctctgctgcctcccaccCCCGGTGAGTCACAGCAGGGGACGCCTGGGGACAGCTTGGGCTGTGAGGGACCAGGAGTCTTGTGGGTACCCAACCCCACTGTAATGCAAGTTTCTGGGAGCACAGGGTTCTTTGGAGGCCctggggagagggcaggggTGTTTGAcccttgtttttctctctgtctctccccaCAGCTGATTCAGGCATGTGCCATGCAACAACTTCCCGTCTCCTACCAGACATTCCCCCCCATCATCTCCAGCGACCATTACATCCTGCACCCACCCCCACCGCCAGTGCCCCCCCACCAGCCGCCCCACATGGCCCCCCTGGGGCAGTTCGTACCTCTCCAAGCCCAGCACCCACGTATGGTGAGTTGGGGTGGAGGGCCACGCTGGGGATGTGATGCACCCACCACTTTGGGGGTCTTGTCCTTCTGCAACCCCTGTGGGTCTAAGCTGGGGGTGGTGGGCAGGGTGCCCAGGGTGCCTCTGTCTTCACGGTGTCAGGGAGGTGTAATTTGGGATGCTCCTCCCAGCCTAACTCTTTGccccacagcctctgcagagGATAGACAATGACGTGGACCTGCGAGGGGAGCAGCACCCCATTGCAGGCTTCACATACCCTCCGTCTCACCACGCTCCCACGCTGTCGCCCTCCATGCCGCTGCATTACCTCCCCCACGACCCGCTGCACCAAGAACTGCCATTTGGCGTGGTGAGTCCCCATCCTGGGGAGGGGTTGGGGACACGGTGGGGCTGGCATGACTCTTGAGTGCCccatctctccctgcagccATACCCCCACATGATGCCCCGGCGGCTGAACACCCAGCGGTACCGGCTGCAACAGGCGCTGCCCCCACCGCCACCCCCTCCGCCACCTCCTCCGTACTATCCGAGCTTCCTGCCCTATTTCCTGTGAGTACTGGTGGGGATATTGTAGAATGTGTAGGGCAGGAGTGGCACTGTGGATGAGGGCCACAGAGGCACTTTGTTGGCACAGGGGGCTCTGCCCCCTGGGGGTTGCCAGGGTGGATGTTGGGGTTTGTGGCCCCATGCTGACTGCCCTGTCC
The Parus major isolate Abel chromosome 13, Parus_major1.1, whole genome shotgun sequence DNA segment above includes these coding regions:
- the RNF44 gene encoding RING finger protein 44 isoform X1, whose protein sequence is MRPWELAVNRRPPSAPFAQRRFSGGPCSSPDHLRRSPSARRQWGRRDRPLATLLGQDEPQVHPAFPQQPHIPVDEPRAYALPSTPPRMLHPAAHPPHQNPFMVDLHDQVHQGPVPLSYTVTTVTTQGFPIHAGQHIPGCSTQQLPACSVMFSGQHYPLCCLPPPLIQACAMQQLPVSYQTFPPIISSDHYILHPPPPPVPPHQPPHMAPLGQFVPLQAQHPRMPLQRIDNDVDLRGEQHPIAGFTYPPSHHAPTLSPSMPLHYLPHDPLHQELPFGVPYPHMMPRRLNTQRYRLQQALPPPPPPPPPPPYYPSFLPYFLSMLPVSPTAVGPTISLDLDVDDVEMENYEALLNLAERLGEAKPRGLTKADIEHLPSYRFNPESHQSEQTLCVVCFSDFEARQLLRVLPCNHEFHAKCVDKWLKANRTCPICRADASEVQREAD
- the RNF44 gene encoding RING finger protein 44 isoform X2 gives rise to the protein MLHPAAHPPHQNPFMVDLHDQVHQGPVPLSYTVTTVTTQGFPIHAGQHIPGCSTQQLPACSVMFSGQHYPLCCLPPPLIQACAMQQLPVSYQTFPPIISSDHYILHPPPPPVPPHQPPHMAPLGQFVPLQAQHPRMPLQRIDNDVDLRGEQHPIAGFTYPPSHHAPTLSPSMPLHYLPHDPLHQELPFGVPYPHMMPRRLNTQRYRLQQALPPPPPPPPPPPYYPSFLPYFLSMLPVSPTAVGPTISLDLDVDDVEMENYEALLNLAERLGEAKPRGLTKADIEHLPSYRFNPESHQSEQTLCVVCFSDFEARQLLRVLPCNHEFHAKCVDKWLKANRTCPICRADASEVQREAD